From Scatophagus argus isolate fScaArg1 chromosome 2, fScaArg1.pri, whole genome shotgun sequence, a single genomic window includes:
- the LOC124066458 gene encoding E3 SUMO-protein ligase CBX4-like, translating to MELPAAGEHVFAVESIEKKRSRKGKVEYLVKWRGWSPKYNTWEPEENILDPRLLDAFQDRERQEQLMGYRKRGPKPKHLLVQVPSFARRSSILADLHETSLDDDGCQKTSPIQMLRPQGQHYQLNSKKHHQYQPLCRDRETEQQASGKKFYYQLNSKKHHHYQPDLKVHEPIFAKPREVKAPELANKGYNLPPVLQQKWVRDKDSGCLTKVKDITMELKKLPADLNGHKEPEKVKPTEDALPQPNGVSNSKLKIVKNKNKNGRIVIVMSKYMENGMQAAKIKSGDSETAEKPPQETYNSTENHLEKMRLVKKLGLMNGFAKNPKDKSAVSSSGFNRDCPKEKEQSLKMEPAVTEQDKHVEVRGQGQLPADQPLQLTTKPNLLSLPSDRGVPSPMDKRGSEGGQHGLKRHFSDTDNDEHGNSKRFLSSRSISAPNSVSSPTQSISNHQNGQRSHTGLQDCGYADQEEPIDLRIVKSRPKATQAETHTQAESATQADTHTQDETGVQAETQTDAQTETQPQIKTTEEEKVDPLSVSNHKKRKEETFPTFHPFLGNIVITDITTNCLTVTFKEYITA from the exons ATGGAGCTACCCGCCGCGGGAGAGCACGTCTTTGCGGTGGAGAGCATCGAGAAGAAGCGCAGCAGAAAG GGGAAGGTTGAGTATCTGGTCAAGTGGCGAGGATGGTCTCCAAA ATACAACACATGGGAACCAGAAGAAAACATCCTGGACCCAAGACTGCTTGATGCTTTCCAAGACAG GGAACGTCAAGAGCAGCTGATGGGATATCGCAAGAGAGGACCCAAGCCCAAGCACCTTCTGGTtcag GTTCCTTCTTTCGCACGGAGATCCAGTATTCTGGCAGACCTTCATGAGACATCCCTGGACGATGACGGCTGTCAGAAGACCAGTCCCATTCAGATGCTCCGTCCCCAGGGCCAGCACTACCAGCTGAACAGCAAGAAGCACCACCAGTACCAGCCGCTGTGCAGAGACCGTGAGACCGAGCAGCAGGCCAGCGGCAAGAAGTTCTACTATCAGCTCAACAGCAAGAAGCACCACCACTACCAGCCAGACCTCAAGGTGCATGAGCCCATATTCGCTAAACCCCGAGAGGTAAAAGCCCCAGAGCTGGCTAACAAGGGGTACAACCTGCCCCCTGTGCTGCAGCAAAAGTGGGTCCGGGACAAGGACTCAGGCTGCCTCACCAAAGTTAAGGATATCACCATGGAACTAAAGAAGCTTCCAGCAGACCTCAATGGCCACAAAGAGCCAGAGAAGGTCAAACCTACAGAGGATGCTTTACCACAGCCCAATGGTGTCAGCAACAGCAAGCTGAAGATCgtgaagaataaaaacaagaacGGGCGGATTGTTATTGTGATGAGCAAGTACATGGAAAACGGAATGCAAGCGGCTAAGATTAAAAGTGGTGATTCTGAAACTGCAGAAAAACCACCGCAGGAAACGTACAACAGCACGGAAAACCACCTTGAGAAGATGAGACTTGTCAAGAAGCTCGGCCTCATGAATGGATTTGCAAAAAACCCCAAAGACAAATCAGCTGTTTCCAGTTCTGGATTTAACAGAGATTGCCCCAAAGAAAAGGAACAGTCTCTCAAAATGGAGCCAGCTGTGACGGAACAGGATAAACATGTCGAGGTCAGGGGTCAGGGTCAGCTTCCAGCAGATCAGCCTTTACAACTGACAACCAAGCCTAATCTGCTCTCCCTGCCTTCCGATAGGGGAGTTCCTTCCCCAATGGACAAAAGAGGAAGCGAAGGTGGACAACACGGCCTAAAGCGACACTTCTCTGACACAGACAATGACGAGCATGGGAATAGTAAGAGGTTTCTGAGCTCCAGGAGTATCAGTGCTCCTAACTCTGTATCTTCTCCCACCCAAAGCATCAGCAACCACCAAAATGGACAGCGGAGTCACACTGGACTGCAGGACTGTGGTTATGCTGACCAAGAGGAACCTATTGACCTGAGGATTGTCAAGTCCAGGCCTAAAGCTACCCAGgctgaaacacatacacaagctgAAAGCGCAACACAAgctgacacgcacacacaggacGAAACAGGCGTGCAAGCCGAAACACAAACGGACGCACAGACAGAAACTCAGCCCCAGATTAAAActacagaggaggagaaagtcgATCCGTTGTCTGTTTCTAaccacaagaaaagaaaagaggaaacgtTTCCCACTTTCCACCCTTTCCTTGGGAATATAGTGATCACAGACATTACTACGAACTGCCTCACAGTCACCTTTAAGGAATACATAACAGCATAA